A portion of the Bactrocera neohumeralis isolate Rockhampton chromosome 2, APGP_CSIRO_Bneo_wtdbg2-racon-allhic-juicebox.fasta_v2, whole genome shotgun sequence genome contains these proteins:
- the LOC126758476 gene encoding carcinine transporter: protein MQEKKMLDEVKNGDVNKQTVSKEEEEDEFDESEANDPFQKIMERVGNHGRFQLIYNMTFVLALAAAGSMVYMNIILALDIPEHWCTVPGQELTNYSLDEWRRVTLPTQKDNRGASKHSNCEMYNANFTEIDDWLRWNKTESNVTACQHGWSYDQTWYESTIPSKENWVCAKDLYVTNTFVVGRVTEVIGSFVLGQMGDVFGRRLVYYISVGCCALGRAFSIVTTNVYYVFLFCTGLTGFAVNSLFQAPQIVGMEISREQDRSIIAIYQSVGWSIGTSLMPLLFWWLRDWVAFMWLTTIPTAIVLIFFKYVIESPRWLISKHRYGEAITQFKKIARINGREFDMTEKELAQMYTNQQVDEVTYGMASLFSGWHLTRNTIIMGFSWCVVAVSYFTLVLFSTRMGGNPFLNFLLQSVVEIPAYVLGRYLGDTYGRRFTNSSSFLISFVACIPLIIYAADVEYEMVMVCLATFIKFLNALTFFTVNLQSMEIYPTCMRQTGIALGTILANAVGVLAPYLVYLGTTVNIRAPYYILGSLFFIGGIGALYLPETLHKKLPDTMEEARHFGKHDKFFSLPKAPPKVEESRPTAEEVRLNQTKFAP from the exons atgcaagaaaaaaagATGTTGGATGAAGTAAAGAATGGCGATGTCAACAAACAAACTGTGTCaaaggaggaggaggaggacgAATTCGATGAATCGGAAGCAAATGATCCCTTTCAGAAGATCATGGAGCGCGTTGGCAATCACGGACGCTTCCAGCTCATCTACAACATGACATTCGTGCTGGCTTTGGCCGCCGCCGGCTCGATGGTATATATGAATATCATATTGGCGCTCGACATTCCGGAGCACTGGTGCACCGTGCCGGGGCAGGAGCTGACGAACTACTCGCTGGATGAGTGGCGGCGTGTGACGTTGCCGAC acagaaggATAATCGCGGCGCGAGCAAGCACAGCAACTGCGAGATGTATAATGCAAATTTCACGGAAATCGACGATTGGCTGCGTTGGAATAAAACCGAGTCAAATGTAACAG CTTGCCAACATGGTTGGAGCTACGATCAGACGTGGTACGAGTCCACCATACCGAGCAAGGAGAACTGGGTGTGCGCCAAGGATTTGTATGTGACGAACACATTTGTTGTGGGACGTGTGACAGAAGTCATCGGATCATTTGTGCTGGGACAAATGGGTGATGT TTTTGGCCGGCGCCTTGTCTACTACATCAGCGTCGGTTGCTGCGCGCTGGGACGAGCGTTCTCCATCGTAACCACCAATGTCTATTATGTGTTCCTCTTCTGCACGGGATTAACTGGCTTTGCGGTGAATAGTTTGTTCCAAGCGCCACAGATTGTTGGCATGGAAATATCGAGAGA ACAGGACCGCAGCATCATCGCCATTTACCAAAGCGTTGGCTGGTCCATTGGCACATCGCTGATGCCGCTGCTCTTCTGGTGGCTACGTGATTGGGTTGCCTTCATGTGGCTAACAACGATACCGACCgcaatagttttaattttcttcaa ATACGTCATTGAGTCGCCGCGCTGGTTGATTAGCAAACACCGTTACGGCGAAGCGATCACGCAATTTAAGAAAATTGCAAGAATTAATGGCCGCGAATTCGACATGACGGAGAAGGAGCTGGCGCAGATGTACACCAACCAGCAGGTGGACGAAGTGACATACGGCATGGCGTCGCTCTTCAGCGGCTGGCATCTGACACGCAACACAATCATTATGGGCTTCAGTTG GTGTGTTGTGGCGGTTTCTTACTTCACGTTGGTGCTGTTCAGCACGCGCATGGGTGGCAACCCGTTCCTGAATTTTCTGCTGCAGAGCGTGGTGGAAATACCCGCTTATGTGCTCGGCAGATACCTAG GTGATACTTATGGCCGCCGCTTCACGAATTCCTCCTCTTTCCTCATCTCATTCGTTGCCTGCATACCGCTAATTATCTATGCGGCAG ATGTCGAATACGAGATGGTGATGGTGTGCCTGGCCACATTCATCAAATTTCTCAATGCGCTCACCTTCTTCACCGTCAATCTGCAGAGCATGGAGATTTATCCGACCTGCATGCGTCAAACGGGCATCGCGCTGGGCACGATTCTCGCGAATGCCGTCGGCGTTTTGGCGCCATATCTCGTCTACTTGGGCACCACCGTGAACATAAGAGCGCCCTACTACATTCTCGGCTCACTATTCTTCATAGGCGGCATCGGTGCGCTCTATCTACCCGAGACGCTGCACAAAAAGTTGCCCGACACAATGGAAGAGGCGCGGCACTTCGGCAAGCATGAC aaaTTCTTCAGTTTGCCGAAGGCGCCCCCGAAAGTGGAAGAGTCCCGGCCCACAGCGGAGGAAGTGCGCCTCAATCAAACAAAGTTTGCTCCCTAA